In a single window of the Equus quagga isolate Etosha38 chromosome 7, UCLA_HA_Equagga_1.0, whole genome shotgun sequence genome:
- the SRRM2 gene encoding serine/arginine repetitive matrix protein 2 isoform X7: MLLEKDVNPGGKEETPGQRPAVTETHQLAELNEKKNERLRAAFGISDSYVDGSSFDPQRRAREAKQPAPEPPKPYSLVRESSSSRSPTPKQKKKKKKKDRGRRSESSSPRRERKKSSKKKKHRSESESKKRKHRSPTPKSKRKSKDKKRKRSRSTTPAPKSRRAHRSTSADSASSSDTSRSRSRSAAAKTHTTTLTGRSPSPASGHRGEGDVPSKEPGTTNTGQPSSPEPSTKHPSSPYEDKDKDIKEKSAVQPSPSPERSSTGPEPPAPTLLLAEQHGGSPQPLATTPLSQEPVNPPSEASPTQGRSPPKSPEKPPQSSSESCPPSPQPTKVSRHASSSPESPKPAPAPGSRREISSSPASKSRSHGRAKRDKSHSHTPSHGVGRSCSPATTKRGRSRSRTPTKRGHSRSRSPQWCRSRSAQRWGRSRSPQRRGRSRSPQRPGWSRSRNNQRRGRSRSARRGRSHSRSSATRGRSRSRTPARRGRSRSRTPARRRSRSRTPTRRRSRSRTPARRGRSRSRTPARRRSRTRSPVRRRSRSRSPARRSGRSRSRTPARRSGRSRSRTPARRSGRSRSRTPGRRSGRSRSRTPARRGRSRSRTPARRGRSRSRSLVRRGRSHSRTPQRRGRSGSSSERKNKSRTSQRRSRSNSSPEMKKSHVSSRRSRSLSSPRSKTKSRLSLRRSLSGSSPCPKQKSQTPPRRSRSGSSQPKAKSRTPPRRSHSRSSLPPNQKSKTPSQQNRSSLSPQSQVKSGTPPRQGSVTSPQANEQSATPPRRSRSESSPDPEVKSRTPSRHSCSGSSPPRVKSSTPLRRSRSGSSSPQPKVKALTSPTQSHSGSSSPSPSRVTSKTPPRQSRSESPCSKVDSRSLQRHSHSRSSSPDTKVKPGTPPRQSHSGSTSPCPNIKPQTPPGHVLSGSKSPCSQEKSKDSPVQSCSGSFSLCLGVKSSAPPGEGYFGSSFLQQKGQSQTSPDPRSDTSSPEMRQNHSASPSLQSKSQTSPKGGQSGSSSPVAELAPRSPARQDRSELLSSPRLKSAMSPEQSRSQSDSSPYPAMDSKSFLGQSRLEPFPESKEKTGLLLQEDVTAPSPRPRDKLSPPAQDRPESSAVLKDTPRTPSRERGGVGSSLDTKDQSSALPHPNQGEELMEVVDKSEESSNQLLPHLSPKHKEIAGNNFESSPEIEERPVMSLTLDQSQSQVSLEAEVPVVASTWSGPHFSPEHKELSNSPPRENSFGSPLEFRNSGPVTEMNTGFSPEVKEDLNGPSSNQLETDPSLDVKEQSTRSSRRSSSDLSPDAVEKAGMSSNQSVSSPVLEAIPRTPSRERSSSTSSPELKDGLPRTPSRRSRSGSSPGLRDGSGTPSRHSLSGSSPGMKDIPRTPSRGRSECDSSPEPKALPQTPRPGSRSPSSLELNNKCLTPQRERSGSESSVEQKAVARTPLGQRSRSGSSQELDGKPSASPQERSESDSSPDSKAKTRMPLRQRSCSGSSPEVDSKSRPSPRRSRSGSSPEVKDKPRAALRAQSGSDSSPEPKAPAPRALPRRSRSGSSSKGRGPSPEGSSSSESSPEHPPKSRTARRSSRSSPEPKIKSRTPPRRRSSRSSPELTRKARLSRRSRSASSSPETRSRTPPRRRRSPSVSSPEPAEKSRSSRRRRSASSPRTKTTSRRGRSPSPKPRGLQRSRSRSRREKTRTTRRRDRSGSSQSTSRRRQRSRSRSRVTRRRRGGSGYHSRSPARQESSRTSSRRRRGRSRTPPTSRKRSRSRTSPAPWKRSRSRASPATHRRSRSRTPLVSRRRSRSRTSPVSRRRSRSRTSVTRRRSRSRASPVSRRRSRSRTPLVTRRRSRSRTPTRRRSRSRTPPVTRRRSRSRTPPVTRRRSRSRTSPITRRRSRSRTSPVTRRRSRSRTSPVTRRRSRSRTSPVTRRRSRSRTPPAIRRRSRSRTPLLPRKRSRSRSPLAIRRRSRSRTPRTTRGKRSLTRSPPAIRRRSASGSSSDRSRSATPPTTRNHSGSRTPPVALNSSRMSCFSRPSMSPTPLDRCRSPGMLEPLGSSRTPMSVLQQAGGSMMDGPGPRIPDHPRTSVPENHAQSRIALALTAISLGTARPPPSMSAAGLAARMSQVPAPVPLMSLRTAPAASLASRIPAASAAAMNLAGARTPAMPTAVNLADSRAPAAAAAMNLASPRTAVAPSAVNLADPRTPTAPAVNLAGARTPAALAALSLTGSGTPPTPGNYPSSSRTPQAPAPANLVGPRSAHATAPVNIASSRTPPALAPASLTSARMAPALSGANLTSPRVPLSAYERVSGRTSPPLLDRARSRTPPGGPGSRTPPSAPSQSRMTSERAPSPASRMVQAPSQSVLPPAQDRPRSPVPSTFSDQSRSVLAQTTPVAGSQSLSSGVVAKTISSAGDHNSILSGPVPGVSHPEDGEPPASTGAQQPSALAALQPAKERRSSSSSSSSSSSSSSSSSSSSSSSSSGSSSSDSEGSSLPTQPEVALKRVPSPAPAPKEAVREGRPQEPTPAKRKRRSSSSSSSSSSSSSSSSSSSSSSSSSSSSSSSSSSSSSSTSSSPSPAKPGPQALPKPASPKKPPPGEQRSRSPRKPIDSLRDSRSLSYSPAERRRTSPQPSPRDQQSSSERGSRRGQRGDSRSPGHKRRRETPSPRPVRHRSSRSP, encoded by the exons GGTAACTGAGACTCACCAGTTGGCAGAATTGAATGAGAAGAAGAATGAACGACTCCGTGCTGCCTTTGGCATCAGTGATTCCTATGTGGATGGCAGCTCTTTTGATCCTCAGCGTCGTGCTCGAGAAGCTAAACAACCAGCTCCCGAGCCTCCCAAACCTTACAG CCTTGTCCGGGAGTCCAGCAGTTCTCGCTCACCAACcccaaagcaaaaaaagaagaaaaagaagaaagacagaggaCG CAGGTCAGAGAGCAGCTCTCCTCGACgagaaaggaagaagagctcTAAGAAGAAGAAGCACAG GTCAGAGTCTGAATCCAAGAAACGGAAGCATAG GTCTCCCACTCCAAAGAGCAAGCGTAAATCTAAGGACAAGAAGCGGAAGCG GTCTCGAAGTACAACACCAGCACCCAAGAGTCGCCGGGCCCACCGTTCAACTTCTGCTgactctgcttcctcttctgatACTTCCCGTAGTCG GTCTCGAAGTGCTGCAGCTAAAACCCATACAACTACCTTGACTGGGCGAAGtccttctcctgcctcagggcatCGAGGGGAGGGAGATGTACCTTCCAAGGAACCAGGTACCACCAACACAGGGCAGCCTAGCAGCCCAGAGCCCTCTACAAAGCATCCTAGCAGCCCTTATGAAGACAAAGATAAAGACATCAAGGAG AAATCTGCAGTTCAACCTAGTCCCTCTCCGGAAAGGAGCAGCACAggcccagaaccacctgctcccACTCTGCTCCTTGCTGAGCAGCATGGCGGCTCCCCACAACCCCTTGCAACAACCCCCTTAAGTCAGGAGCCAGTGAACCCCCCATCTGAGGCTTCCCCAACCCAGGGCCGTTCACCACCTAAGTCTCCTGAGAAACCTCCTCAGTCGTCTTCAGAGAGCTGCCCACCATCCCCTCAACCTACCAAAGTTTCTCGGCATGCTAGCTCTTCCCCTGAAAGTCCTAAACCCGCACCAGCTCCTGGGTCCCGTCGGGAGATTTCTTCTTCTCCCGCATCCAAGAGTCGCTCGCATGGCCGAGCAAAGCGGGATAAATCACATTCTCATACTCCTTctcatggggtggggaggtcCTGTAGCCCTGCCACCACCAAGCGGGGGCGTTCTCGGTCTCGAACCCCTACTAAGAGAGGTCATTCTCGGTCCCGGTCCCCTCAGTGGTGTAGGTCCCGGTCTGCACAGAGGTGGGGGCGATCTAGAAGTCCCCAGCGACGTGGCCGCTCCAGGTCTCCTCAGCGACCGGGCTGGTCCAGGAGTAGAAATAACCAGAGAAGAGGCAGATCTAGATCAGCAAGGCGAGGCAGGTCACACTCTAGATCCTCAGCTACTAGGGGCAGATCTCGTTCTAGAACGCCAGCTCGGCGGGGCAGGTCTCGTTCCAGAACACCTGCCAGGCGGAGATCACGATCCAGAACACCCACCAGGCGTAGGTCTCGATCTAGAACACCAGCCCGGAGGGGCAGATCGCGGTCTAGAACGCCTGCTAGGCGCAGATCTAGGACCCGCTCGCCAGTGCGACGGAGGTCTCGTAGTAGGTCGCCAGCCAGGAGAAGCGGTAGGTCACGTTCTCGAACCCCAGCTAGACGAAGTGGCAGGTCACGCTCTAGAACCCCAGCTAGGCGAAGTGGTCGATCGCGCTCTAGAACCCCAGGTAGGCGAAGTGGTAGATCGCGCTCTAGAACGCCTGCCAGGAGAGGGAGATCTCGGTCTAGGACACCAGCAAGACGTGGAAGATCCCGTAGTAGAAGTCTAGTTAGACGGGGACGATCTCACTCCAGAACACCACAAAGAAGAGGCAGGTCTGGCTCATCATCAGAGCGGAAGAACAAATCCAGAACATCACAGAGAAGGAGCAGGTCCAACTCaagcccagaaatgaaaaaatCTCATGTTTCTTCAAGGCGGAGCAGGTCTCTCTCTTCACCACGGTCCAAAACAAAATCTCGCTTGTCTTTGAGGCGAAGCCTTTCAGGGTCTTCTCCATGCCCTAAACAGAAGTCTCAGACTCCACCAAGGCGCAGTCGCTCTGGATCATCCCAACCTAAAGCTAAATCTAGAACACCACCAAGGCGAAGTCACTCTCGTTCTTCTTTACCTCCTaatcagaaatcaaaaacacCATCACAACAAAATCGTTCCAGTTTATCTCCTCAATCTCAAGTGAAATCTGGAACACCACCAAGGCAAGGGTCTGTAACAAGTCCCCAGGCAAATGAGCAGTCTGCAACACCACCAAGACGGAGCCGTTCGGAATCATCACCTGATCCTGAGGTAAAATCTAGGACACCTTCCAGACACAGCTGCTCAGGGTCTTCTCCTCCTAGAGTGAAATCTAGTACACCTCTAAGACGGAGCCGATCTGGGTCATCATCTCCACAACCCAAAGTGAAGGCGTTAACATCACCAACACAAAGCCATTCTGGTTCCTCTTCTCCAAGTCCTAGTAGAGTGACATCTAAAACACCTCCAAGGCAAAGCAGATCAGAGTCTCCCTGCTCCAAGGTGGACTCTAGATCATTGCAAAGACACAGCCATTCTAGGTCCTCCTCACCAGATACCAAAGTGAAACCTGGAACACCACCAAGACAAAGTCACTCAGGGTCTACTTCGCCATGCCCCAACATCAAGCCCCAAACTCCACCAGGGCACGTTCTTTCTGGATCAAAGTCACCGTGTTCCCAAGAGAAGTCTAAAGACTCACCAGTGCAAAGTTGTTCTGggtccttctccctctgcctgggagtAAAGTCTAGTGCACCACCAGGAGAGGGCTATTTCGGCTCCTCATTTCTGCAACAGAAAGGACAATCTCAGACTTCACCAGACCCCAGATCTGATACTTCAAGTCCAGAAATGAGGCAGAATCACTCTGCATCTCCATCTCTGCAGAGCAAATCTCAAACATCTCCTAAGGGTGGCCAGTCCGGGTCATCATCTCCAGTCGCTGAGCTGGCACCCAGATCTCCAGCAAGACAAGATAGAAGTGAATTGTTGTCAAGTCCTAGGCTGAAATCTGCCATGTCTCCTGAGCAGAGCAGGTCCCAGTCTGACTCTTCCCCATATCCTGCAATGGACTCTAAATCTTTTCTGGGGCAGAGTAGATTGGAGCCTTTTCCTGAATCAAAAGAGAAAACGGGCTTACTCCTTCAGGAGGATGTTACTGCACCATCTCCTAGACCAAGAGACAAATTGAGTCCTCCAGCGCAGGATAGGCCTGAGTCCTCAGCAGTCCTCAAAGACACACCCAGAACCCCATCAAGGGAAAGAGGTGGTGTTGGGTCATCTCTAGATACAAAAGACCAGAGTAGTGCATTACCTCACCCGAACCAAGGTGAGGAATTAATGGAGGTGGTAGATAAATCTGAAGAATCTTCAAACCAGCTTTTGCCCCATTTGTCtccaaaacataaagaaatagctggaaataattttgaatcaTCTCCTGAGATAGAAGAAAGGCCTGTTATGTCTTTGACTCTTGACCAAAGCCAGTCACAGGTTTCTTTGGAAGCAGAAGTCCCTGTAGTGGCCTCAACTTGGAGTGGGCCCCATTTCTCTCCAGAACATAAAGAACTATCTAACTCCCCTCCCAGGGAGAATAGCTTTGGATCGCCTTTAGAATTTAGAAATTCAGGTCCTGTTACAGAAATGAATACTGGATTTTCTCCTGAGGTTAAAGAAGATTTGAATGGACCTTCTTCTAATCAGCTGGAGACAGATCCATCTTTAGACGTGAAAGAACAATCGACGAGATCTTCCAGGCGCAGCAGTTCTGATTTATCCCCAGATGCAGTAGAAAAAGCAGGAATGTCTTCAAATCAGAGTGTCTCTTCACCGGTACTTGAGGCTATACCTCGAACACCCTCGAGGGAAAGAAGTAGTTCTACATCTTCTCCTGAACTGAAAGATGGTTTACCCAGAACTCCCTCAAGGAGAAGCAGGTCTGGGTCTTCCCCAGGACTTAGAGATGGATCTGGGACTCCCTCAAGGCACAGCTTATCTGGGTCCTCTCCTGGAATGAAAGATATACCTAGAACACCATCCAGGGGGAGAAGCGAATGTGATTCTTCTCCAGAACCAAAAGCTTTGCCTCAGACTCCTAGGCCAGGGAGTCGTTCTCCATCATCCTTGGAGCTCAACAACAAGTGTCTTACTcctcagagagaaagaagtgggTCAGAATCATCAGTTGAACAGAAGGCTGTGGCTAGGACTCCTCTTGGGCAGAGAAGTCGGTCTGGATCTTCTCAAGAACTTGATGGGAAACCCAGTGCATCCCCTCAGGAAAGAAGCGAATCTGACTCTTCTCCAGATTCTAAAGCGAAGACACGAATGCCACTTAGACAGAGGAGTTGCTCTGGATCATCTCCAGAGGTCGACAGCAAATCCCGACCTTCTCCTCGGCGTAGTAGATCTGGCTCATCACCTGAAGTTAAAGATAAGCCCAGAGCTGCACTCAGGGCACAGAGTGGTTCTGATTCTTCTCCTGAACCCAAGGCTCCAGCTCCTCGGGCCCTTCCCAGACGAAGCAGATCAGGTTCATCAAGCAAGGGCAGAGGCCCTTCTCCTGAAGGAAGCAGCAGTTCTGAGTCCTCTCCAGAACACCCCCCCAAATCTAGAACTGCTAGAAGAAGCTCTAGGTCATCACCAGAGCCGAAGATCAAGTCTCGCACTCCACCTCGCCGTCGCAGTTCTCGGTCATCTCCTGAGTTGACTAGGAAGGCCAGACTCTCCCGTAGAAGCCGCTCTGCGTCATCCTCACCAGAGACCCGTTCTAGAACTCCCCCAAGACGCCGAAGAAGTCCCTCGGTGTCTTCCCCAGAGCCAGCTGAAAAGTCAAGATCCTCACGTCGACGGCGTTCAGCTTCATCTCCACGCACTAAGACAACTTCAAGGAGAGGTCGTTCTCCTTCACCAAAGCCTCGTGGGCTCCAGAGGTCTCGGTCCCgctcaaggagagagaaaacaagaacaaCCCGACGTCGAGATAGGTCCGGATCTTCTCAGTCAACGTCTAGGAGAAGACAGCGGAGCCGGTCAAGGTCTCGGGTTACTCGTCGCAGGAGAGGAGGCTCTGGTTACCATTCAAGGTCTCCTGCCCGGCAAGAGAGTTCGAGAACCTCTTCTCGACGCCGAAGAGGCCGTTCTCGGACACCCCCAACCAGTCGGAAGCGTTCCCGCTCACGTACATCACCAGCCCCATGGAAACGCTCCAGGTCTCGGGCTTCTCCAGCCACTCACCGGCGATCTAGGTCCAGGACACCACTGGTTAGTCGACGTAGGTCAAGGTCTAGAACTTCACCAGTCAGTAGGAGACGATCAAGGTCTAGGACATCAGTGACACGACGAAGATCTCGATCAAGAGCATCACCCGTGAGTCGAAGGCGATCCAGGTCCAGAACACCACTGGTAACCCGCCGTCGGTCAAGATCCAGAACACCAACTCGCCGGCGTTCCCGTTCTAGAACTCCACCGGTGACTCGCAGAAGGTCCAGATCTAGGACTCCACCAGTAACCAGGAGGCGATCTCGAAGCAGAACCTCACCTATAACTCGCAGAAGATCGAGATCTAGAACATCCCCAGTTACCCGTAGGAGGTCTCGATCTCGCACGTCTCCGGTAACACGAAGGAGGTCCCGCTCTCGAACCTCTCCAGTGACACGCCGCCGATCTAGGTCTCGAACACCTCCAGCTATTCGGCGCCGTTCTAGGTCTCGAACCCCACTGTTGCCACGCAAACGTTCTCGAAGTCGCTCACCACTTGCTATCCGCCGCCGTTCTAGGTCCCGTACTCCGCGAACAACACGGGGCAAACGGTCCTTAACAAGATCTCCTCCAGCCATCCGCAGGCGTTCTGCATCAGGAAGTAGTTCTGACCGCTCACGTTCTGCTACTCCGCCAACAACAAGGAATCATTCTGGTTCTCGCACACCTCCAGTAGCACTCAATAGCTCCAGAATGAGCTGTTTCAGTCGTCCTAGCATGTCACCAACTCCTCTCGACCGCTGTAGATCACCTGGAATGCTTGAACCCCTTGGCAGCTCTAGAACACCTATGTCTGTCCTGCAGCAAGCTGGTGGCTCCATGATGGATGGTCCAGGTCCCCGAATTCCTGATCACCCGAGAACATCTGTACCAGAAAATCATGCTCAGTCTAGAATCGCACTTGCCCTGACAGCTATCAGTCTCGGCACCGCTCGGCCTCCTCCATCTATGTCTGCTGCTGGCCTTGCTGCAAGAATGTCCCAGGTTCCAGCTCCAGTGCCTCTCATGAGTCTCAGAACAGCTCCAGCTGCCAGCCTTGCCAGCAGGATTCCTGCAGCCTCTGCAGCAGCCATGAACCTGGCTGGTGCCAGGACACCTGCCATGCCAACAGCAGTGAACCTGGCTGACTCGAGAGcaccagctgcagcagcagccaTGAACTTGGCTAGTCCCAGAACAGCAGTGGCACCTTCAGCTGTGAACCTTGCTGACCCTCGCACCCCCACGGCCCCAGCTGTGAACCTGGCAGGAGCCAGAACCCCAGCTGCTTTGGCAGCTTTGAGTCTTACGGGCTCTGGCACACCCCCAACTCCTGGAAACTATCCCTCCAGTTCCAGAACACCCCAGGCTCCAGCCCCTGCAAACCTGGTGGGTCCTAGATCTGCACATGCCACAGCTCCTGTGAATATTGCCAGCTCGAGAACCCCTCCAGCTTTGGCCCCTGCAAGCCTCACCAGTGCTAGAATGGCTCCAGCCTTGTCTGGTGCAAACCTCACCAGCCCCAGGGTGCCCCTTTCTGCCTACGAGCGTGTTAGTGGCAGAACCTCACCACCGCTTCTTGACAGAGCCAGGTCCAGAACACCACCAGGTGGCCCAGGCTCTAGAACCCCACCATCTGCCCCGAGCCAATCTAGAATGACTTCTGAGCgggctccctctcctgcctctagAATGGTCCAGGCTCCCTCACAGTCTGTTCTTCCTCCAGCTCAGGATCGACCTAGGTCCCCTGTGCCATCTACTTTTTCTGACCAATCCCGATCTGTGCTTGCCCAGACCACCCCTGTAGCAGGGtctcagtccctttcctctgggGTAGTGGCAAAGACCATATCTTCTGCTGGTGACCACAACAGCATACTCTCTGGCCCTGTCCCTGGGGTGTCCCACCCTGAGGATGGGGAACCACCTGCCTCTACGGGGGCCCAGCAGCCTTCTGCATTGGCCGCCCTGCAGCCGGCAAAGGAGCGGCGgagttcctcctcctcctcgtcctccagctcctcctcttcatcatcatcgtcgtcgtcatcctcttcctcctcctctggctcaAGTTCTAGCGACTCGGAGGGCTCTAGCCTTCCCACTCAACCTGAGGTAGCACTGAAGAG ggtccccagccctgctccagccccaaAGGAGGCTGTTCGAGAGGGACGTCCTCAGGAGCCTACCCCAGCCAAACGGAAGAGACGCTCTAGCAGCTCCAGttccagctcctcctcttcctcctcgtcctcctcttcctcgtcctcctcttcctcctcctcctcttcctcttcttcctcctcctcctcctcttcctcttctacttcTTCATCCCCCTCCCCTGCTAAGCCTGGCCCTCAGGCCTTGCCCAAACCTGCAAGCCCCAAGAAGCCACCCCCTGGCGAGCAGAG GTCCCGCAGCCCCCGGAAGCCAATAGACTCCCTCCGGGACTCCCGGTCCCTCAGCTACTCACCTGCGGAGCGCCGCCGCACCTCGCCCCAGCCCTCACCACGGGACCAGCAGAG CAGCAGTGAGCGGGGTTCCCGGAGAGGCCAGCGTGGGGATAGCCGCTCCCCAGGCCACAAGCGCAGGAGGGAGACACCTAGCCCCCGCCCTGTGCGGCACCGCTCCTCCAG GTCTCCGTGA